The Plasmodium knowlesi strain H genome assembly, chromosome: 14 genome has a segment encoding these proteins:
- a CDS encoding merozoite surface protein 3, putative — translation MSKMRKFFGTTLFVFFVNLYIHQNNVVSNEIVNFKNPNLRNGWTDKNIILQGEENEENPKQEQPTARINETHVTKKNKQAKRAEDAKQAAEAAQKEAEDEFKKIVDVAEKVGSEEKIKEAVEKLKKVAEDAKGKATDKTKKVQEEAKKATDAGTPAMASFYADNADNAKVEAMKEADKVKKVSEIAQHVANAYEAKKEAEKAKEEAENAVQEIQKAKKEADIAKNAATKLMEESKKKETEEETKRLETAKKNVEQALQKIEEELKNAEENKTKATEATKTVTEAAIKAVTEGVTDDTIKAVTEATTEAGNNEQNAAIDATKVSSIAEDSKKAVEAAKEATKAKGEAEIQAGIAKIIVALEEAKIAAKEAALAKNLADELARMATSANVPKEEATEKATQANKKAQEIEALLEEIKKIESEEKRLEKVNEAKEKVQKATEAKNVVEKAKVEAEIAVSVARVHVAKQEATRLAEVADEEKNKAKEAAEAAENAKKEAEKVSEKLKNVPEVTEAVKSAKEEAENAKKEEEQAEMESIDAAQEEYTLQYPLLMVTEAANEAKAAEGEDIKTTLENAQKKALQALEQANHKAQETFKLTQKAIDASKKAQKAAEVAKAEAAKAQAYEALEDVKKEEQKMKQLAVKEEKSHVSELEKKAAEGAGKVAEGEVEKVKVEAEKANTAADKAKKATTLEEAKAEAIKAIDASEKAQNGAKISLQKIEFEYLKLMNQDVLEPLEIPTEEMHNLIDKNEEVEDEVEDTESKEDDPEEEKEVDDEEEAEAGDMEDKELEEEEEEEEEEEDDEEEAVEEEEEVKEKEVANPTETHDGEQEEAKEGEENGEHPSPSNTTSESQNTNVQSPEQVVKPLSDSKAQALLTDTSKDLVDLKKKVDQITKNIMNTLDGDTAVLDTLKDFAKDLNQFILTW, via the coding sequence ATgtcaaaaatgagaaaatttttCGGCACTACCCTTTTTGTATTCTTCGTGAATTTATACATTCACCAGAATAATGTTGTGAGCAACGAAAttgttaattttaaaaatcccAACTTGAGGAACGGATGGACagataaaaatatcatccttcagggtgaagaaaacgaagaaaacCCAAAGCAAGAACAGCCAACTGCACGAATAAATGAAACACATgtaacaaagaaaaataagcaaGCTAAGAGAGCTGAGGATGCAAAACAAGCAGCTGAAGCAGCACAGAAGGAAGCAGAagatgaatttaaaaaaatagtagATGTAGCAGAAAAAGTAGgatcagaagaaaaaattaaagaggccgtggaaaaattaaaaaaagtagcagAAGATGCGAAGGGAAAAGCAACAGATAAGACAAAGAAGGtacaagaagaagcaaaaaaagcaACAGATGCAGGTACACCTGCTATGGCTAGTTTCTACGCAGATAATGCTGACAACGCAAAAGTTGAGGCAATGAAAGAAGCCGATAAGGTTAAGAAGGTATCCGAAATAGCGCAGCATGTTGCAAATGCATATGAAGCGAagaaggaggcagaaaaagcaaaagaagaagcagaaaacGCTGTCCAAGAAATACAAAAGGCTAAGAAAGAAGCAGATATCGCAAAAAATGCGgcaacaaaattaatggaagaatctaaaaagaaagaaacagaagaagaaacgaaaaGGTTGGAAACAGCGAAGAAGAATGTAGAACAAGCATTACAAAAGATAGAGGAAGAACtgaaaaatgcagaagaaaataaaactaAAGCAACTGAAGCAACTAAAACTGTAACTGAAGCTGCAATTAAAGCTGTAACGGAAGGTGTAACCGATGATACAATAAAGGCTGTAACCGAAGCTACGACTGAAGCTGGAAACAATGAACAGAATGCAGCAATAGACGCAACAAAAGTAAGTAGTATAGCAGAAGACTCTAAAAAAGCAGTAGAAGCAGCGAAAGAAGCCACCAAAGCaaaaggagaagcagaaATACAAGCAGGAATAGCAAAAATTATAGTGGCAttggaagaagcaaaaatagCAGCAAAGGAAGCTGCATTAGCAAAAAATCTGGCAGATGAATTAGCAAGAATGGCAACATCAGCCAACGTAcctaaggaagaagcaaCAGAAAAGGCAACACaagcaaataaaaaggcACAAGAAATAGAAGCTTTattagaagaaataaaaaaaatcgaatcagaagaaaaaagattaGAAAAAGTGAATGAAGCTAAGGAAAAAGTGCAGAAAGCAACCGAAGCAAAAAACGTAgtggaaaaagcaaaagtaGAAGCAGAAATAGCCGTATCAGTTGCACGGGTACATGTTGCGAAACAGGAAGCAACGAGGTTAGCAGAGGTAGctgatgaagagaaaaacaaagcaAAAGAGGCAGCAGAAGCGgctgaaaatgcaaaaaaggaagcagaaaaagtatctgaaaaattaaaaaatgtacctGAAGTAACGGAGGCTGTAAAATCagcaaaagaagaagcagaaaatgcgaaaaaggaagaagaacaagctGAAATGGAATCAATCGATGCTGCACAGGAAGAATACACATTGCAATATCCATTATTAATGGTAACGGAAGCAGCCAATGAAGCCAAAGcagcagaaggagaagataTAAAGACTACATTGGAAAATGCACAGAAAAAAGCATTACAAGCGTTGGAACAAGCAAACCATAAGGCACAGGAAACATTTAAATTAACGCAGAAAGCAATAGACGCTTCTAAGAAGGCACAGAAAGCAGCAGAGGTAGCAAAAGCAGAAGCAGCAAAAGCTCAAGCATATGAAGCATTAGaagatgtaaaaaaagaggaacaaaaaatgaaacaattagctgtaaaggaagagaaatcCCATGTATCAGAATTAGAGAAAAAAGCAGCTGAAGGAGCTGGAAAAGTAGCAGAAGGTGAAGTGGAGAAAGTAAAAGTCGAAGCAGAAAAAGCAAATACTGCAGCAgataaggcaaaaaaagcCACTACGTTGGAGGAAGCGAAGGCAGAAGCAATAAAAGCAATAGATGCTTCTGAAAAAGCACAAAATGGAGCAAAAATATCTCTACAGAAAATTGAATTCGAATACCTAAAACTGATGAATCAAGACGTATTAGAACCTTTGGAGATACCTACAGAGGAAATGCATAACTTAATAGATAAGAATGAAGAGGTGGAAGATGAAGTCGAAGATACGGAAAGTAAAGAAGACGAtcctgaagaagaaaaagaagttgatgatgaagaagaggcaGAAGCAGGTGATATGGAAGATAAAGAattagaggaagaagaagaagaggaagaagaggaggaggatgatgaagaagaagctgttgaggaggaagaggaggtaaaagagaaagaagtagCAAATCCTACAGAGACGCACGATGGAGAgcaagaagaagcaaaagaaggagaagaaaatggagaGCACCCTTCCCCTAGTAATACTACGTCGGAATCACAGAATACAAATGTGCAATCCCCAGAGCAGGTTGTCAAACCATTAAGTGATAGCAAAGCCCAAGCGCTCCTCACTGACACAAGTAAGGATCTTGtggacttaaaaaaaaaagtagatcaaataacaaaaaatataatgaacACACTTGACGGGGACACTGCAGTCCTAGACACGCTCAAGGATTTCGCAAAAGATTTAAATCAGTTTATTCTGACATGGTAA